The genomic stretch CGACGGGCGGGCCGATGGTGCCGATCTCGGGCGCGTCCGGGGGGTTGACGGCGACGACCGGCGACGTCTCGGTGAGACCGTAGCCCTCCAGGATGGGCAGCCCCATCCCGTGGTAGAGCGCGCAGAGGTCCGCCGAGAGGCTGCCGCCGCCGCTGATGAAGAACTCCAGACGGCCGCCGATTGCCTCCCGTACCTGCGAGAAGACGAGGCGGTCGGCGAGGCGGTGTTTGTACGTCAAGAGGGTGCCGGGGTCGTCGGTCTCGTGGTAGTCTTGGCCGACGCCGACAGCCCACTCGAAGATACGCTCTTTGACGGGCGACTCCGAGGCTTGCGTGCGGATGGCGTCGTACAGTTTCTCGTAGACGCGCGGGACGCTCGTCCCGGTCGTCGGCCGGACGAGTTGGAAGTCCTCGCGCAGGGTGTCGGGGCTTTCGGCGTAGCCGACGGTCGCCCCGGCCGCGAACATCAGATAGTGGCCAGCGAGCCGCTCGAAGACGTGTGCGAGCGGGAGAAACGAGAGGGTCGTCGAGTCGGGCGTGATAGAGAGACGGTCGGGGTCGTCGGGGCGCGGGCCGAACCGTCGGAAACACTGGTTCACGTTCGACCGGAAGTTGCGGTTCGTGAGTTGGACGCCCTTCGGCTGGCCGGTCGTCCCCGAGGTGTAGATGAGACTCGCGAGGTCGTCCACGTCTCGCGAATCGATCCACGACTGGTAGGCGTCTTCGTCGAAGGCGTCAGTCCCGAGGTCGTGGACCTCGGCGAGCGAGTAGATGTCGTCGCGATCCCGCATCGCGCCCGACATCCCGCTGCCGTCGGGGATCTCGTCCATTACGACGACGAAGTCGAGGTCGAGGCTGTCCTCGACGGCGAGGACGCGACGGAGACAGTCGTCGTTCTCGACGACGACGCCCGAGGCGTCGGGGTCGCCGAGGAGATACTCGACCTGCCGCTCCGACGAGGAGGTGTAGACCGTCGTGACGACGCCGCCAGCGGCGAGGAGCGCGAAGTCGGACTGCGCCCACTCCATCCGGGTGTGAGCGAAGAGACCGACGCGTGTTCCGTCGCCGACGCCGAGCTCGCGGAATCCGGCCGCGAGATTGCGGACGATGTCGCGCATCTCCGAATACGTGACGTCGGCGTAGGTCCCCTCGGAGGCGGCGCGAACGACGCCGCCAGCGACGAGCGAGCGGTCGTAGACGCCGCCTTTGTACCGCTGGGCGACGCTGTCGGCGTTCCGCTCCGCACTGTCCTCGAACAGCCGCGCGAGTGTCGTCTCCCCCAGCACCTCGCTCTCGTACTCCGCTTCCGCGTCCCTCCTGTCCATATCGCGCCGCTACGGGGGTTGGTTATAAAAAACCGGGCAGAATTTGCGGTCAGTTGCTCCCAGTTGATTCGTCGCCTCCATAGGAACACCTCTGTCGGCGACTACCGCTCGGCCGTCCACTCCCCCCGGTGGCTCTACCGCTCGGCCGTCCAATGCCTCTACCGCTCGGTCTCCCACTCCTCGCGCAACAGGCCGTACCAGTACATATCGTGGTACTCGCCGCGGAACCACGCGGCTTCCCGCAGCGTCCCCTCACGTTCGAAGCCGAGCGACTCCAAGAGACCGACGGAGGCGTCGTTGAAGCTCCCGACTCGCGCCTGGAGCCGACGGAGGTTCCGGTCTTCGAAGGCGTACTGGACCATGCGGGCGGCGGCGTCGGAACCGAACCCCTGCTCGTGGTGTTCGGGGGAGAACCAGTAGGCGAGTT from Halogranum gelatinilyticum encodes the following:
- a CDS encoding AMP-dependent synthetase/ligase, which gives rise to MDRRDAEAEYESEVLGETTLARLFEDSAERNADSVAQRYKGGVYDRSLVAGGVVRAASEGTYADVTYSEMRDIVRNLAAGFRELGVGDGTRVGLFAHTRMEWAQSDFALLAAGGVVTTVYTSSSERQVEYLLGDPDASGVVVENDDCLRRVLAVEDSLDLDFVVVMDEIPDGSGMSGAMRDRDDIYSLAEVHDLGTDAFDEDAYQSWIDSRDVDDLASLIYTSGTTGQPKGVQLTNRNFRSNVNQCFRRFGPRPDDPDRLSITPDSTTLSFLPLAHVFERLAGHYLMFAAGATVGYAESPDTLREDFQLVRPTTGTSVPRVYEKLYDAIRTQASESPVKERIFEWAVGVGQDYHETDDPGTLLTYKHRLADRLVFSQVREAIGGRLEFFISGGGSLSADLCALYHGMGLPILEGYGLTETSPVVAVNPPDAPEIGTIGPPVVDVETRIDESAVGEVQHREAAGEVGELLVKGPNVTSGYWNRPEETEQAFTDDGWFRTGDIVHHRPDGYIEFRERAKQLLVLSTGKNVAPGPIEDAFASNPLVEQCMVLGDGKKFVSALLVPNVDALREWADREGIDLPDDRRQLGRDERVRERLQREVDEVNENFESYEQIKQFRVVTEEFTEENGMLTPTMKKKRRHILERYADEVAMIYDAPAAKR